A region from the Populus trichocarpa isolate Nisqually-1 chromosome 18, P.trichocarpa_v4.1, whole genome shotgun sequence genome encodes:
- the LOC7489454 gene encoding AP2/ERF and B3 domain-containing transcription factor At1g51120: MEDETVSLISNGETSVVEEFSDSNSSTHPFPASKRARSGSNISASKFKGVVPLPNGHWGCQIYANHQRIWLGTFKSEKEAAMAYDSAAIKLRSGDSRRNFPLTDVTVEEPKFRSYFSTEVVLNMIKDGTYQCKFANFTRTCSQSVETELSLKLMMPQSNQGLTCKQLFQKELTPSDVGKLNRIVIPKKYAIKYFPHISESAEEVDGVMLAFYDKSMKLWKFRYCYWKSSQSYVFTRGWNRFVKEKKLKANDTISFSLCERGETVDSAAQTFNMIDVNNRENSSSISELSSQSIASKVELQLNPGPLIARDSTVKKKERMRGANKRTQNAEKVGFKLFGIQII; this comes from the coding sequence ATGGAAGATGAAACTGTGAGCTTGATTTCAAATGGAGAAACATCTGTAGTTGAAGAATTTTCAGATTCAAATAGCAGCACTCATCCATTTCCAGCAAGCAAGCGTGCAAGGTCTGGCAGTAATATTAGCGCTTCAAAATTCAAAGGGGTTGTGCCACTGCCAAATGGTCACTGGGGTTGTCAAATATATGCCAACCACCAACGGATTTGGCTTGGAACCTTTAAATCTGAAAAGGAGGCAGCTATGGCTTATGATAGTGCAGCAATAAAACTCCGGAGTGGCGATTCCCGGAGAAATTTCCCCCTAACTGATGTAACTGTTGAAGAGCCAAAATTTCGAAGTTATTTCAGTACTGAAGTCGTGCTTAATATGATAAAGGATGGTACCTACCAATGCAAGTTTGCTAATTTTACAAGGACATGCTCTCAAAGTGTTGAGACTGAACTTAGCCTTAAGCTTATGATGCCACAGAGCAATCAAGGCCTAACATGTAAGCAACTGTTTCAAAAGGAGCTAACACCAAGTGATGTTGGTAAACTAAATAGGATTGTCATCCCTAAGAAATACGCTATCAAGTACTTCCCACATATTTCTGAAAGTGCTGAAGAAGTTGACGGTGTGATGCTTGCTTTCTATGACAAGTCTATGAAGTTGTGGAAATTTCGGTATTGTTATTGGAAGAGCAGTCAGAGTTATGTCTTCACGAGGGGTTGGAACCGATTCGTGAAGGAGAAAAAGTTGAAGGCAAATGACACTATTTCTTTCAGTTTATGTGAGAGAGGAGAAACTGTAGATTCTGCTGCTCAAACATTCAATATGATTGATGTAAACAACCGTGAAAACAGCAGTAGCATCTCTGAGTTGTCCAGCCAAAGCATTGCGTCTAAAGTAGAGCTGCAGCTTAACCCAGGCCCTCTCATCGCCCGTGATAGTACTgtcaagaagaaagagagaatgagGGGCGCAAACAAGCGAACGCAAAATGCTGAGAAAGTGGGCTTTAAACTGTTTGGCATACAAATTATCTGA